A genomic region of Notamacropus eugenii isolate mMacEug1 chromosome 3, mMacEug1.pri_v2, whole genome shotgun sequence contains the following coding sequences:
- the LOC140531411 gene encoding olfactory receptor 6C2-like translates to MKNHTIITFILRGLTDDPQLKVLLSIFLFLTYMLSVTGNLTIITLTLVGPHLKIPMYFFLRNFSFLELAFTTVCIPRFLYSMSTGDCIVTYNACVTQLFFGILFGASEFFLLAAMSYDRYVAICRPLHCTTIMNNRVCNQLLLGCWLCGLMIITPPLGMGLELEFCDSNVIDHLVCDASPMLEITCSDTQFIERMILASAVLALIITLLLVVLSYSYIIRTILRFPSSEQRKKAFSTCSSHMIVISMIYGTCIFIYIKPSAKEGVALNKVVSILATSVAPVMNPFIYTLRNKQVIQAFKDTFKRMALISKV, encoded by the coding sequence ATGAAAAACCATACCATCATAACATTTATTCTTCGAGGATTAACAGATGACCCACAGCTGAAGGTTCTGCTTTCTATCTTTTTGTTTCTAACCTACATGTTGAGTGTAACTGGGAACTTGACCATCATCACCCTCACTTTGGTAGGTCCCCACCTTAAAATCcccatgtatttttttcttaggaacTTTTCCTTCTTAGAATTGGCATTCACAACTGTTTGTATTCCCAGGTTCCTATACAGCATGTCAACTGGAGACTGTATAGTCACCTATAATGCTTGTGTAACCCAATTATTTTTTGGTATCCTGTTTGGGGCTTCAGAATTCTTTCTCTTGGCTGCCATGTCTTATGACCGCTATGTAGCTATCTGCAGACCCCTGCACTGTACAACCATCATGAACAACAGAGTCTGTAACCAGCTCCTCCTGGGTTGTTGGCTGTGTGGGTTGATGATCATCACTCCACCACTTGGTATGGGTCTTGAGCTAGAATTCTGTGACTCTAATGTTATTGACCATCTTGTCTGTGATGCATCACCAATGCTGGAGATCACATGCTCTGATACACAGTTCATAGAAAGAATGATTTTAGCTTCTGCTGTGTTGGCACTCATCATCACCTTATTGTTAGTGGTTCTGTCTTACTCCTATATCATCAGGACTATTCTCAGATTTCCCTCATCTGAGCAAAGGAAAAAAGCCTTTTCCACTTGCTCCTCTCACATGATTGTTATCTCTATGATTTATGGCACCTGTATCTTCATCTATATCAAACCTTCTGCAAAAGAAGGTGTGGCTTTGAATAAGGTGGTGTCAATACTTGCAACCTCAGTGGCTCCAGTAATGAACCCATTTATTTACACCCTGAGGAATAAACAAGTGATACAAGCTTTTAAAGACACATTCAAAAGGATGGCATTGATTTCAAAGGTATAA